In the Brassica napus cultivar Da-Ae chromosome A7, Da-Ae, whole genome shotgun sequence genome, one interval contains:
- the LOC106366675 gene encoding protein DETOXIFICATION 6-like: MEDPLLPEDAQCTTGNPKPTQTWRMDFTAELKNVSRMAAPMATVTVAQFLLPLISVMVAGHRGELQLSGVALATSFANVSGFSIMFGLVGALETLCGQAYGAKQYSKLGTFTYSAIASNVPICVLISILWIYMDKLLISIGQDHDISKVAGSYAVWLIPGLFAQAVQQPVTRFLQTQGLVLPLLYCALSTLLFHIPVCWILVYTFGLGSNGAALAISLSYWFNVLSLACYVRFSSSCEKTRGFVSDDFVSGVKQFFQYGIPSAAMTCLEWWLFELLILSSGLLPNPKLETSVLSVCLSTGSLHYVIPMGIAAAVSTRIANELGAGNPEVARLAVFAGICLWLLEAAICSTILFISRNIFGYAFSNSKEVVDYVTELAPLLCLSFIVDGFSAVLGGVARGSGWQHIGAWANVVAYYLIGAPVGLFLAFWCHMNGKGLWIGVIFGSSSQGIILAIVTACMSWNEQASKARKRIVEGTSSFGKGIA; the protein is encoded by the exons ATGGAAGATCCTCTTTTGCCGGAAGACGCGCAGTGTACCACCGGGAATCCAAAGCCAACGCAGACATGGCGGATGGATTTTACGGCGGAGCTGAAGAACGTCAGCCGCATGGCCGCACCTATGGCCACCGTGACCGTTGCTCAGTTTCTATTGCCTCTTATATCGGTCATGGTAGCCGGCCACCGTGGCGAGCTCCAGCTCTCGGGCGTTGCTCTTGCCACCTCCTTCGCTAACGTCTCCGGCTTCAGCATCATG TTTGGATTAGTGGGTGCACTTGAGACTCTGTGTGGCCAAGCTTATGGAGCCAAACAATACTCCAAACTCGGAACCTTCACGTACTCTGCAATCGCCTCCAACGTACCCATTTGCGTTCTCATTTCGATTCTCTGGATTTACATGGACAAATTATTGATTTCCATCGGACAAGACCATGACATCTCCAAAGTAGCTGGCTCCTATGCGGTTTGGCTTATACCGGGTTTGTTCGCTCAAGCGGTGCAACAACCTGTAACTCGGTTTCTCCAGACTCAGGGTTTAGTTCTACCTCTTCTCTACTGTGCTTTAAGCACACTGTTGTTCCATATACCTGTTTGCTGGATTCTGGTCTACACTTTTGGTCTCGGAAGCAATGGAGCAGCCTTGGCTATTAGCCTGTCTTACTGGTTTAACGTATTGAGTCTCGCTTGTTATGTGAGATTCTCCAGTTCTTGCGAGAAGACTCGTGGCTTCGTGTCCGATGATTTCGTATCTGGCGTCAAACAGTTTTTCCAGTATGGAATACCATCAGCAGCAATGACTTG CTTAGAGTGGTGGTTGTTCGAGCTCCTTATATTGTCCTCAGGACTCCTCCCTAATCCGAAACTCGAGACCTCTGTTCTTTCGGTTTG TCTTTCAACAGGATCTTTACACTATGTCATACCAATGGGTATCGCGGCTGCTGTGAG CACAAGGATTGCAAACGAATTGGGTGCTGGGAATCCGGAGGTTGCTAGGCTTGCAGTGTTTGCTGGTATTTGCCTTTGGCTCCTAGAGGCTGCCATTTGTAGCACAATTCTCTTCATTTCCAGGAATATTTTCGGCTACGCCTTTAGCAACAGCAAAGAAGTTGTGGACTATGTGACAGAGCTAGCTCCTTTACTCTGTCTCTCGTTTATTGTAGACGGGTTTTCAGCAGTTCTTGGGG GTGTTGCTAGGGGAAGTGGGTGGCAACATATTGGAGCTTGGGCAAATGTGGTGGCTTATTATCTCATTGGAGCTCCGGTTGGACTTTTCTTAGCGTTTTGGTGTCACATGAATGGTAAAGGGCTATGGATCGGTGTGATCTTTGGTTCTTCATCGCAAGGCATCATACTTGCTATAGTCACTGCTTGCATGAGTTGGAACGAACAG GCTTCCAAGGCAAGAAAACGAATAGTTGAAGGGACTTCTTCGTTTGGCAAGGGAATTGCTTGA